The Paenibacillus sp. FSL R7-0204 genome includes a region encoding these proteins:
- the spoIIIAA gene encoding stage III sporulation protein AA, protein MANDWLLLFPEKVRALLGGLPAALLDKVEEIRVREGRPLEINYSGKYHFIGAGGTLTQLPGEAYRPDREDTHRLLDLISNHSLYTMEEELRKGFITIPGGHRIGLCGRTVLSGGGVEHLRDITGFNVRIAREVHGIADGVLPYLLDRGRQRVMHTLILSPPQHGKTTLLRDLARQLSAGTSGVREGSRPGLKVGIVDERSEIAGSRRGIPAFDVGPRTDILDGCPKAEGMMMMIRSLSPDVLIADEIGRVEDAEAVTEALHAGISVVASAHGKEVSELARRPGLGGLLEHRMFERYVILHRGASGLSFRILDAQKRGLLLVSPEQQPVSGGDRHA, encoded by the coding sequence ATGGCAAATGACTGGCTTCTGTTGTTTCCCGAAAAAGTAAGAGCGCTGCTCGGCGGCCTCCCCGCTGCGCTCCTGGACAAGGTGGAGGAGATTCGCGTCCGTGAGGGACGGCCGCTGGAGATCAACTATTCCGGCAAGTATCATTTCATCGGTGCCGGCGGTACCCTGACCCAGCTTCCCGGCGAGGCGTACCGGCCGGACCGGGAGGATACACACCGGCTGCTGGACCTCATCAGCAATCATTCCCTCTATACGATGGAAGAGGAGCTGCGCAAGGGCTTCATCACCATCCCCGGCGGACACCGGATCGGCCTCTGCGGCCGGACAGTGCTGAGCGGAGGCGGCGTTGAGCATCTGCGCGATATTACGGGCTTCAACGTGCGGATTGCCCGTGAGGTGCACGGCATCGCCGATGGCGTGCTGCCGTATCTGCTGGACCGGGGGCGGCAGCGGGTTATGCATACGCTGATTCTGTCCCCGCCGCAGCATGGCAAGACCACGCTGCTGCGCGATCTGGCCAGGCAGCTGTCGGCAGGTACAAGCGGCGTCCGGGAAGGCAGCCGGCCGGGGCTGAAGGTCGGCATCGTCGACGAACGCTCCGAGATCGCGGGCAGCCGCCGGGGAATTCCGGCCTTCGATGTCGGGCCGCGTACGGACATTCTGGACGGCTGCCCCAAGGCGGAGGGCATGATGATGATGATCCGCTCCCTGTCGCCCGATGTGCTGATCGCCGATGAAATCGGCCGTGTGGAGGACGCAGAGGCGGTGACCGAGGCGCTGCACGCCGGGATCTCGGTGGTCGCTTCCGCGCACGGCAAGGAAGTGTCCGAGCTTGCCCGGCGGCCCGGACTTGGCGGGCTGCTGGAGCACCGGATGTTCGAGCGGTATGTGATACTGCACCGCGGAGCCTCCGGCTTGTCCTTCCGCATTCTGGACGCCCAGAAGCGCGGGCTGCTGCTGGTCTCTCCGGAGCAGCAGCCGGTGTCAGGGGGTGACCGTCATGCTTAA
- the spoIIIAB gene encoding stage III sporulation protein SpoIIIAB: MLKLLGAVLIVLAGTLAGFKRAAQYADRPRHIRALIAALQRLETEIQYGYTPLPEALRRIGMQTKEPLRAFFLTAAEEMNPPHNYSAEEAIRRAMEAHWSSASLRGTEKEIIRQLSCTLGTSDRPNQSTHIALALQQLKQEETAAREDQGKYEKVSKSLGLLLGALIVILIF; this comes from the coding sequence ATGCTTAAGCTGCTTGGCGCGGTACTGATCGTGCTGGCGGGAACCCTGGCCGGCTTCAAGCGGGCGGCCCAGTATGCCGACCGGCCGAGGCATATCCGGGCCTTGATTGCCGCGCTCCAGCGGCTGGAGACCGAGATCCAGTATGGCTATACGCCGCTGCCGGAGGCGCTGCGCCGAATCGGGATGCAGACGAAGGAGCCGCTGAGAGCTTTCTTCCTTACGGCGGCGGAGGAGATGAACCCGCCGCATAACTACAGTGCGGAAGAGGCCATCCGGCGGGCGATGGAAGCCCACTGGAGCAGCGCATCGCTGCGGGGCACGGAGAAGGAGATCATCCGGCAGCTAAGCTGCACGCTCGGCACCAGTGACCGGCCGAATCAGAGCACGCATATTGCACTGGCTTTACAGCAATTGAAGCAGGAGGAGACAGCGGCCAGAGAAGATCAGGGCAAGTATGAGAAGGTGAGCAAAAGCCTGGGGCTGCTGCTTGGAGCATTGATCGTCATTTTGATCTTTTAG
- the spoIIIAC gene encoding stage III sporulation protein AC encodes MNIEVNAIFQIAGIGIIIAMIHTVLKQMGKEDIAHWVTIVGFIIVLFMVIRMLDGLLQEIKTIFLFQ; translated from the coding sequence ATGAATATTGAAGTCAATGCGATCTTTCAGATTGCCGGCATCGGCATCATTATCGCCATGATCCACACGGTGCTTAAGCAGATGGGCAAAGAGGATATCGCCCACTGGGTAACGATTGTCGGCTTTATCATCGTCCTGTTCATGGTCATCCGGATGCTGGATGGGCTGCTGCAGGAAATCAAAACGATTTTTCTTTTTCAGTAG
- the spoIIIAD gene encoding stage III sporulation protein AD has protein sequence MEIIQIVGIGILATVLILVLKEQKPVFAFLLTTAAGILIFLFLIGKIGTILGTLERVAESSGMEMIHIKTVFKIIGISYIAEFGAQIVRDAGQESIASKIELAGKVLIMVLAVPIISIIIETVMKLLPA, from the coding sequence ATGGAAATCATTCAGATTGTGGGAATTGGCATCTTGGCGACGGTCCTTATCCTCGTCCTGAAGGAGCAAAAGCCGGTATTCGCCTTCCTGCTGACCACTGCGGCCGGCATTCTGATCTTCCTGTTCCTGATCGGCAAGATCGGAACGATTCTCGGTACGCTGGAGCGGGTCGCGGAATCCTCCGGGATGGAAATGATCCATATCAAAACTGTGTTCAAAATCATCGGCATCTCCTATATTGCGGAATTCGGGGCGCAGATCGTGAGGGATGCCGGTCAGGAATCGATTGCTTCCAAGATTGAGCTGGCCGGCAAGGTGCTGATCATGGTGCTGGCTGTTCCGATTATCAGCATTATTATTGAAACGGTCATGAAGCTGCTGCCAGCCTGA
- the spoIIIAE gene encoding stage III sporulation protein AE gives MQEHHIFRPPKGGKVLLLLPALLLVLQLLLLCGSTASAASVAGAADAASTAPVLSSPAAGGSGGPASPVDQWVKGQVEHLPKDKVESYWDQLMKDYGGFFPEGRTPSLMDMLLPGDKGLSFKSVLSGLMNFMWHEVLYNGKLLVTIVMISVLSMILETLQTAFERKSVSKIAYMLCYMVVLVIAVNSFNVAIGYAKDAIDRMIDFMMAMIPLLFALLASMGNIVTVSVTHPLIVFMIHTVGTLIHTLVFPLLFFSAVLHLVSAMSEKYKLTHLANLLRNIGAGLLGVLLTVFLGVISVRGITSSVTDGVTIRAAKYITGNFVPVIGKMFADATDTVISASLLVKNAIGLSGVIIILFLCAFPAIKILILALIYNLAAAVMQPLGETPIVTCLQTIGKSMIYVFAALAAVSLMFFLAVTIMLTAGNVTVMMR, from the coding sequence ATGCAGGAGCATCATATTTTCCGGCCGCCAAAAGGGGGAAAAGTGCTCCTGCTGCTGCCAGCCCTGCTGCTGGTGCTCCAGCTGCTTCTGCTGTGTGGAAGCACGGCAAGCGCCGCAAGTGTTGCGGGTGCTGCAGATGCTGCAAGCACGGCTCCGGTTCTTTCGTCCCCGGCTGCAGGCGGCAGCGGAGGCCCTGCGTCTCCTGTTGACCAGTGGGTGAAAGGGCAGGTGGAGCATCTGCCAAAAGACAAAGTAGAGTCTTACTGGGACCAGCTGATGAAGGATTACGGTGGATTTTTCCCGGAGGGACGGACGCCTTCCTTGATGGATATGCTGCTGCCGGGAGATAAGGGCTTAAGCTTCAAAAGCGTATTGTCCGGCCTGATGAACTTCATGTGGCATGAGGTGCTCTACAACGGCAAGCTGCTGGTCACGATTGTGATGATCAGTGTGCTGAGTATGATTCTGGAAACGCTGCAGACTGCTTTTGAACGGAAATCCGTCAGCAAGATCGCTTATATGCTCTGCTACATGGTGGTGCTGGTCATCGCCGTTAACAGCTTCAATGTCGCTATCGGCTATGCCAAGGATGCTATCGACCGGATGATCGACTTCATGATGGCTATGATTCCGCTGCTGTTCGCGCTGCTGGCCTCGATGGGCAATATCGTCACGGTGTCGGTGACCCATCCGTTGATCGTATTCATGATCCATACCGTAGGCACGCTGATTCATACGCTGGTCTTCCCGCTGCTGTTTTTCTCGGCGGTATTGCATCTGGTAAGCGCGATGTCGGAGAAATACAAGCTGACTCATCTGGCCAACCTGCTGCGCAATATCGGAGCCGGGCTGCTCGGAGTGCTGCTGACGGTGTTTCTCGGCGTGATCTCCGTCCGGGGGATTACCAGCTCGGTTACAGACGGAGTGACCATACGCGCGGCCAAATATATTACAGGGAATTTCGTGCCGGTGATCGGTAAAATGTTCGCGGATGCTACGGACACGGTTATCTCGGCCTCGCTGCTGGTGAAGAACGCCATAGGGCTGTCGGGAGTGATCATTATCCTCTTCCTGTGCGCGTTCCCGGCAATCAAAATTCTGATCCTCGCCCTGATCTACAATCTGGCCGCCGCCGTCATGCAGCCGCTGGGCGAGACACCGATCGTGACCTGCCTGCAGACGATCGGCAAAAGCATGATTTATGTCTTCGCGGCGCTGGCGGCCGTCTCGCTGATGTTCTTCCTGGCTGTAACCATTATGCTGACTGCGGGCAATGTGACCGTGATGATGCGATAG
- the spoIIIAF gene encoding stage III sporulation protein AF — protein MSWLSSWLHELILVVLMAAFVEMLLPSKSMERYARLVLSLLVLLTMLSPIISLLKGDASKELTVAMQQQERSGGLLNRAEGAPDSLDKILADGRMLAAGAREQSLKLAAEEIAGQMRDQITGSTGLGGVKVTVALAMGPNPNAPLGEEVPLISSVTVALPPEQSASGGAVQGGGASSLPSAGPIQINPVEPVQVSLEGSGGEGEAQEASSSGGGSTPASSSSGSGTEGVQETQAEEAGTIIQLLEKNWNLDPALIKVQSSGGGTVKS, from the coding sequence ATGTCCTGGCTCAGCAGTTGGCTCCATGAGCTGATTCTCGTCGTACTGATGGCTGCATTCGTGGAGATGCTGCTGCCCAGTAAATCCATGGAACGCTACGCCAGACTGGTGCTCAGCCTGCTGGTTCTGCTGACGATGCTCAGCCCGATAATCTCCCTGCTGAAGGGGGATGCGAGCAAGGAACTGACCGTGGCGATGCAGCAGCAGGAGAGAAGCGGGGGGCTGCTGAACAGAGCGGAGGGCGCACCGGATTCGCTGGACAAGATTCTGGCAGACGGGCGGATGCTTGCCGCCGGAGCACGTGAGCAGAGCCTGAAGCTGGCTGCCGAGGAAATCGCCGGCCAGATGCGCGACCAGATTACCGGGAGCACCGGGCTCGGCGGGGTAAAGGTGACGGTGGCCCTGGCCATGGGCCCGAATCCAAATGCGCCGCTCGGCGAGGAGGTGCCGCTGATCTCCTCGGTTACGGTAGCACTTCCGCCGGAGCAGAGCGCCTCTGGAGGGGCTGTCCAGGGTGGGGGCGCATCATCCCTCCCGTCAGCCGGGCCGATACAGATTAACCCTGTGGAGCCGGTCCAGGTCAGCCTGGAAGGCAGCGGGGGAGAGGGTGAAGCGCAGGAAGCGTCATCCTCAGGTGGTGGTTCGACTCCGGCGTCCTCCTCTTCCGGGAGCGGCACTGAGGGAGTGCAGGAGACCCAGGCGGAAGAAGCCGGAACAATTATCCAGCTGCTGGAGAAGAACTGGAACCTGGACCCCGCTCTGATCAAGGTGCAAAGCAGCGGGGGCGGTACCGTGAAATCATAA